Within Nitrospirota bacterium, the genomic segment GGCCCCGCCTCGTACTCCATAAACGTGGCGCAGGGGCCTCCATTGTAGAACTGGAAGCGATCCGACGGCACCGCGTGGCAGGTATAGCAAATGTCCGTGCTGCGGTAGCGGGGGTCGTACTTGGTCGGATGGGGCGCCACCGCGTCGTCGAACGGCCCCATCATGACGCCTTCGCGCACGTGGCAAACGGCACAGGTGATCCCCTCGTGCTGGAGGGACTCGTCATAGTTCGGATTGACGTGCTCTTCGGGCCGATTGATGCGCCCGTAGCGGAGCCCCGTGACCACCGTGGGTTGTTGGTTTTGCAACGGCGCGTGGCAGTTCAGACACACCCAAATGTGCCGATCCTTGCGCCAGTAGGCTTGAAAAAAGGGGTCGGTGAATGCCTGCGCGTGAATCGAGGTTTTCCACTCCTCGTAGATCTCGCGGTGGCACGCCCCGCACTCCTCGGCGGAAAGGCCACCCACGCCCGATGGAACGGTCTGATGCGGAATCGCCCGCTTCATGTCCTCCCGCAGACCAAAGATCACCGGCGACTTGAGCAACGTGAGCGTGAGTAGGATTCCTGCGACAAGCCCTGCCGCGACCAGCGCAACGCGCGTCGTTCTGGATAGGGACCTCAGCATGACGTGAGGTTGTGGGTGCTACCAGTTCGTCCGAATGTAGTCGGACAGAAGCCGGTTCGGGATCGGCGAGATGCAAGGCGGAGCGAGAACCGGACCGCAGCGTAAAGCGCTTCGCGCCGTCCTCTGGCGCTGTCGATGCCGTACTCCTCTCGCTTGGCGAAGCACTGGGTCGTACGTGAGGACCGGAAAGCGCTTCGCGCCGCTTTGCGGCGCTGTCAGAGGCCCATTCCTCTCGCTTGGCGAAGCAAGCGCAGCGACAACGCAGCAGATGGCCGATCCCGAACCGGCTGCTACAGCGCCTCGATGGCTTCCACCACCTGGTCCACGACCCATTGCGGAGTAGAGGCTCCCGCCGTGACGCCGACTTTGTTGACGCCGGAGAACCACGCGGGGTTCAGTTCCTCCGCGGTCTCGACGTGCCGAGCCTGCGTATGGCTCTCGCACAATTCCATCAGGCGACGGGTGTTGCCGCTGTTTTTGCCGCCGATGACGATCATGATGTCCACCCGTCTGGCGAGCTCGTCGGCGGAGTACTGATTGCTCTTGGTCGCGCCGCAGATCGTGTTCTTGATCTTCCACGGCAGCTTTCGCTCCTTGATGTGCCGCTCCAGGAGCTTGTACTTGGCGTAGTCGTGCGTGGTCTGGAACACCACCGCCGCCCGTTCGGGATTCCGAGCGAGAATCTCCTCCACCTGCTCGACGACATGAATCTCCGCGTCCGGGTACGCCCGTTTCGCGTGCCCCAGGATGCCGATGATCTCAGGGTGGCGCGGTTCTCCCACCACGTACAACGGGTAGCCCTTCCGGCAATAGTCGACCGCCGCATTTTGGACGTCGGTGACGAACCGACACGTGGCGTCGACGACGGTGAGGTCCTGCGCCGCCGCGCGATCGAAGTACTCGGGCGGCACGCCGTGGGCCCGGATGACCACGTTCGCGTCGGTCAGTCCGTCGAGCGAATCGATGCGCTCGATTCCGTACTCACGATTGAGCCGGTCGATTTCCTGCGGGTTGTGGATCAATGGGCCCAGGGTCACGGTGGGCCGGTCCGATCCTTCGGCGGTTTCGGTGGCGAGCTTGATCGCCTCCTTGACCCCGTAACAGAATCCCGAATGGTGGGCTACCTCAACCTCCACGGTGCAGGCCTCGCGGTGTCGAAAATCGCTGGCCAGTATATCGGCGGGGGTCTCTGAAAGCAAGCCCGCCGGCCGGGTTCACGGGATGAGCACCGTTGATCCCACCGTGCGGCGCGCTTCCAGGTCCGCGTGCGCCCGCGCGGCGTCGCGCAATGGGTACGTCTGTCCGACCGTAATGCGCACCGCGCCCTTCAGAACCGCGTCAAACAACGCGGCGGCGCTGGTTTGGAGCTCCGCCCGCGTGGCCGTGTAGTGGAAGAGGGTGGGACGGGTGAGATACAGCGAGCCTTTGGCGGACAACACCGTGATGTCCAACGGCGGCACCATGCCCGAGGCCTGACCAAAGCTCACCATCATCCCGCGAGGGGCCAGACAGTCGAGCGATCGCATCAGGGTGTCCTTGCCGACCGAGTCGTAGACGACCGGAACGCCCCGCCCGCGGGTGATCGTCTTGACCCGTTCGACGAAATCCTCGCGGGACGTCACGATCGGGTGGTCGCACCCGTGTTCGGCGGCGAGCTTGGCCTTCTCCTCGGTTCCCACCGTACCGATCACGGTGGCACCGAGAGCTTTGGCCCACTGGCACGCAATCACCCCGACCCCTCCGGCCGCGGCGTGAATGAGCACCGTTTGGCCGGGCTCCACTCGAAACGTCCGCCGCAACAAGTACTCGGCGGTCATGCCCTTGAGCATCATCGCCGCAGCGCGTTGATCGTCGATTGCGTCCGGCAGTTTGATGAGTCGCTCAGCGGGGAGCACGCGCGCTTCGCTGTACGCGCCGGTCGGGCCACCCGCGTAGACCACACGGTCCCCGACCGCTGGCTCGCTGACCTCGGCTCCAACGGCCTCGACCCTGCCCGCCGCCTCCACCCCCAACACGGTGGGAAAGGACGGTAACGGGTAGAGGCCGCGGCGATGGTAGACGTCGATAAAGTTCAGGCCGACCGCGCTGTGTCGTACCCGCACCTCGCCCGGTCCCGGTTCCGGTACAGGAACCTCACGCCAGACCAAGACCTCCGGCCCGCCCGTGTGCGCGACGACGACGGCGTGCATCATGCTTCGCGTTCAGCGCGCTCCCTGCGCCTCAAACCCCTTGAGGCTCGCGACACCGGCCAACAACAGGCCGGCCAAGAGCATCAGCGGGCCGGCGGCGGTGTTGAGGACGGCCCACGCCCATCCTTGGCCCAAAACGGTTCCGAGATACAGCATGCCGGAGTGAAAAACGGCTCCGCCGATGAAGAGCCAACTAATGATCTCTTTGAAGACGGATCCCACGACCAGGAAGCCAAGAACGATCCCCACCGCGATGTTCAGCAAGGCCTCGAGGTTCCCGTGCGCGTGCGGCCCGCCCTTGATCGCCTCGATTGGTTCGCCGGCCTGAAGTTTTCGGTTGAGCGCCAAGATCGCGTCGGTCTGCGCCTGGGCCACCTGCCCATCGATCCCGGCCTCGACCGACCGGTTCAGCTCACCGACGGCGGCGGCGTTGGCCTGCGCGGCCAGTTGCTGCGGCTCCGTGTAGGTCACGATCATGTACGGTCCGAGCAGCGCCGTGAGAACCAGGTAAAAGAACCCGAACACCACGTTCTTCTTTCCGGCCATCGCATCCCTCCTCGGTGAAGACCTGCGGGTGCCTCCCGGGTGCCTCCAATGTCCCGCGCCGCACTCTACCCGGTCGGCGCAGCGTGTGTCCAGGGTCGACCGGCGTGACCAGTCTCCCCCAGCCTCCCCATGTCCACACGGTGGGCTTACGCCGCAAACGCGCGCTTGCGCAAAGGTCTCTTGGGCGCGGGCCGGTGTTGGCGGTTAGCCACGATCACCGGATCAGTAATGTTTCCGCACGCCAGACACCGCCATCCGCCGAATTCCGCCTCGCCGCTCTCCACCAGATCGACGAAACGATCCGGCACCATCAATCCCTGGCACCGAACGCATTCCATATCTCTCACCTCCTTCCCGCCTTTGCTGAGCAGTGCCGTGCAAACCGGCGCGCGACACCGCGATCTTTCGCTTCTGTCATTCCCGCCTGCTGATACGTGTTCTACGCCCTCAGGCTCCCCAGCAGACGCTCCACCATAGCGGTGCACGCCTTCAGGGCAGCCACGTTTCGTTTCACCTTGGCGAGCAGGATCCCGCCCTCCAACGTCGCCACCAGGAACCGGGCCGTGGCTTTCGGATCGAGATCGGGAGTCAGAACGCCGTCCCGAACGCCGGACTCCAATACGGTCGCGACGCGCTCTTCCCACGCGGAAAACGCTCGATCCAGCTTCCGGCGCAGCCCGTCATGCAGATCCGAGACCTCCAAAGCCAAGTTGCCGAACAGACACCCGCCCTTGCACCGCTCCTCAGCCAATGCTCGCTCGGAGCGGTGAAACATGGCGATAATTTGCCGCACCGGGTCGCCGTCGGTCGGCACCGGCCCGGCCTCAAACTGTTCCGCGATCGTCTCGTCCACCACCGCGTGCCCAAGGGCTTCCTTACTCGAAAAATAGTAGTAGAGGTTGCCTTTGGTTACGCGGGACTTCCTCACGATGTCGTCCATGCTGGTATTGGTGTATCCACGGGCGTGGAACAGTACGCGAGCGGTATCGATGATTCGCCGCCGCGTGCGCTCACCTTTCTCGCTGATGTCCGTCCTGATCATCGCACGACAGGATATAAAACCGACTGGTCAGTCTATTTACCAGAAACGCCTCCGTCCTGTCAACTGGGCGCGGCGAGCGAGCACCACCGGGCGGGTCGCGTTGCCAGACTCGAATCCGACCTGCTAGGATAGGGCTTTCCGTCCCGGACCGTAATGCTCAAAGCTGGCGTCGGCGCCTCGATCGACAAGTCCACCATCTCCGCGGCCACCGCCGCGGCGCGAGAAGCCATGGCCCGAGCCGGTCTGTTCCAGGCCGACTTCGCGCTCGTTTTTGCCACGATCCCCCACGCCGCCCTCTATCCTCGGATGCTCGAACGCATCGCGGAAATCACCCGCACGCGTCACGTGGTCGGGTGCAGCGCCATGGGGATCGTGACGTCCGACGGCGAAGTGGAGGATGAGCCCGCGATCGCGGTCTTGGTTCTCGCCTCGGACACGGTGATGGCGACCCCGTTCCTGATCCGCTCGCTTCGCCAACAGGGAGGGCTCGCCGCCAGGCGGATGTCGGGCATGTTGGCCAACACCAGGTCCTCGCGTGACCTCCTGATGCTGTTCCCCGACACCCTCACGCTGCAGGCCGGCCCGTTTCTCGACGGGCTTCGCCGGACGTGGCCCGGCGTGGCGGCCGTGGGTGGTGGGGCTTCTGAGAACGGCACGCACATGCATACCTACCAGTGGTGCGGCACCGAGGTGGCTTCGGACTCGGTTTGCGGCGCGCTCTTTTCCGGAGGGGTGAGCCGTGCGATCGGGCACACGATCGCCTGTCATCCGGTCGCGGACCCGCTGCTCGTCACGCGCGCCGAAGGCAACGTGATCTATGAGCTGGGCGGGCGCCCCGCCTACGAAGTCTTTACTTACCTCCTTCGCGAATGGGCCATCACGGACCTACGCACCGCGGCAAGCATGATCCTGCTGGGATTCCCGTGCGACCCGAGTCAGACGTGTTTGCTCCCCGGAGAGTACTACGTCCGCAACATCCACGGGGTGGACCCGCACGAGGGCTCTCTGCTCGCGGGCTCGCCGGTACGAGAAGGTCAGGTGGTTTCCTTCACGGTCCGCGACGCGGCCAACGCCCGTCGCGACATGGAGAATATGGTGGAGGAGCTGTCCAGGGTGTGCTCGGGACGGCCACCTGGCTTCGGGGTGTATTTCAACTGCTGCGGCCGCGGAACGGCTCTGTACGGACACGCCAACGTCGATCTGGAGATCATTCGCCGCCAGTTCGCGGATCTTCCGGTCATTGGCTTCTTTACCTACGCCGAAATCGGGCCCACCGCCGACGGCTCGTGCCTGCACAACTACACCGGCGTGCTCACCCTGATCGGCGAGGCGTGAACGAACCCGCGCCGGATGCTCACGCGGCGCGGTCCTATGACGCGTGGCACACCCGATGGCTGGATGCGGCGTCCCGGTGGCCGGGCCTCTTGATCGAGGTGCTCGGCTCGGTCGGGCCACCCCCCGCACCGCTGCCCTTACTCTCGGTCCGGATCTCATCCACCGACCCTGATCGAACGCCCCGCCGGGTGGCCATTACCGCCGGTATCCACGGCGACGAACCCGCCGGGGTAGAAGCGGTCACGCAGTTGCTCGAAACTCCCCGGGAGTGGGCGCCTCTCCTGGCACCGTTTGACGTCACCATCTTCCCGTGCGCGAACCCGACGGGGTTCACCCGAAATCACCGCACGAACGGCGACGGCATCGACCTCAACCGGACGTTCGATCAGGTCCATCCGCCGTCGGAGACGGCGTGGATCAAGGCCCGCATCGCGCCGGACGGCGTGCACGGGGCATTTGATGCCGCGATCGAGCTCCACGAAGACAGCGATGGGGAGGGGTTCTACCTCTACGAGCTCGCCGAGGGGCCGCCGTACGTCGGAGACCACGTGGTCGAGGCGGTCACGTCGTTCGTCGCCATCGACCCGCGCCCGCTCATCGAAGGGTTCCCGGCCAAGCGCGGCGTCATCAGATTCGATCCCGGCACGCTGCCGGCCGCGCCTTCTGACGGCTGGCCGCAGGCACTCTACAGTTTTCGCGCCGGGATCGCGACGTGCCTCACCCTGGAGACCCCGTCGACGAGGTTGCCGATCGAGCGGCGGGCCGACATTCTCCTCGCCGCGCTCAAGGCCGCCCTCGCAAACCACGGGCGCTGGTCGGCGGCGCGGTAAACCCCGACGGATCAGCGCGTGGGTTGAGGGCCGAACAGGTCAGACATGACGTTGGAGGTGACGCTGGTCGCTCCGAGCAGGGTCACCGTGACGGAAAATTCATTTTTGTCGGGAAAATCCTGGTAGGTGAACGTGATACTCCAACACTGCGCCCGGTATTGAAGCCCATAGGCGATTTCAGTGTACTTCCCGGTCTGGCGGTTGTAGTACGTCTTGTTGGCGATCTCAAAACCCAGCGGGAGGTAGGCGCGGGCCGAGATGGTGTAGTAGTCGATCTCGGGATGGGGGTCGGTGACGAGGCCTCCCAGCGCGAGGGGATCCAGGATGTCCCCTTTCTGGGCCAGCGGAACGTCGGGCCGCGTCGAGCGATGGCCCACGGCAATATCGCCGTAGCGCGGATCGCGAGCGTGGAGCTCGGTGTCAAAGACCGTCAACGTCTTCAACGCGTGGTCGAAGAAGGCGTCGATGTCGAGCTGAAAGACCCGCCGCGAGCGGAACGCGGCCTCGCCGCGTAACGCCGACCAGGCCTCCCCCGCTGGTCGGTATGCCAGGCGATAGGTCTGCGTGAATCGCACCCAGAGGGGTTCCCAATCGTCCTCCGACGCCCCGCGACCCGGTGCGACCAGTCGGTTCGTGAGCGTCGCGGTCACCAGATTCTGCTCTTGGATCGAATCGATTTCGTCGAACTGAGGGTACGGGACCGCGTGCGGATTTCCGATATAGGTGTACAACAACGCCGGTTCCAGCGTGTGAACCAACGCTGCGGCCCGATCCGGAGCGAACACGCGGCGCAGTTGCGACGCCGCACCGAGCCCGGCGATGCCGAGGGTGCGGGTGACGTCTCCCCCCAGAGACTCGTCCTGCTGTCGATATGCGGTCTCGCGGACTCCCACACGCGGCGTGAGCACCACCCCCAGGGGGACGTCCTGCCGCCAGACGGCCACGGAGAACGCGTCGTACCGCTGGGTGGTTCCCTCGCCGTTTTCGAAGTACCTCCAGAAGTTGGTGTAAGAACCCTCCGCAGAGACAAAGAGCGGGGCGCGCGCGACACGGAGACTCGGCAACCGATAGACGATCTGGGGTAGAAGCTGCGTTTCATCGGCGGTAGGATTCGCCAAGTCCCTCGTGAAACGCACCAGCCCGGTTGCTGATTGGATGGCGTCGCGGTAGCTCAGGAACAGGTTGGACTCCACGAATTGCTTCGTGCGATCAGCGGTGTCCGATGCCAGGTCCCTCAGGATGGTGTCGTCGCTCAGATACTCACCGGCCAGCCGGAGCTCCAAGCGTTCATTGAACTGGATCACCTGGGACATCGCCACGCGACGGCGAGCCAGGTCCAACTCGTCGTCGCGAAAAAAATCGACCTCCACCACACCTTGGGAGCGTCTGCTGAGTTTGTAGCGGTACTCCAGTTCCACTCCGGTTCCGCGCTGCGTCCGCTCGTCGAGCGTCACTGTCAGGTCCTGGCTGTGACCCAGGGTGATATAGAGCGGCTGGCGGATCTTCACCCCTTCGGCAGTGCTGTACCCCAAGCTTGGAGCCAGCAGCCCGGACTGGCGCTCGGTCTTGACCGGCCACAGAATGTACGGGAGGTAGATCACCGGCACGTCGAACACGCTGAACACCACGTCGCGCGCCGTGAGATACTGCTCGGGTTCGACCCGAAGCTTTCGCGCCTTGATTTTCCACGGCGTCCGACCGCCGGGTTCGGAGGAGTCATCGCAGGACGTGATGGTGGCGGTTTCCAACACATAACTCTCGTCCGCCCGTCGTTCGATCCTGGTTCCGGTAATAAAGTAGTGGTCGCGAGCGAGGAAGAACCG encodes:
- a CDS encoding TetR family transcriptional regulator C-terminal domain-containing protein; the encoded protein is MIRTDISEKGERTRRRIIDTARVLFHARGYTNTSMDDIVRKSRVTKGNLYYYFSSKEALGHAVVDETIAEQFEAGPVPTDGDPVRQIIAMFHRSERALAEERCKGGCLFGNLALEVSDLHDGLRRKLDRAFSAWEERVATVLESGVRDGVLTPDLDPKATARFLVATLEGGILLAKVKRNVAALKACTAMVERLLGSLRA
- a CDS encoding quinone oxidoreductase; translated protein: MMHAVVVAHTGGPEVLVWREVPVPEPGPGEVRVRHSAVGLNFIDVYHRRGLYPLPSFPTVLGVEAAGRVEAVGAEVSEPAVGDRVVYAGGPTGAYSEARVLPAERLIKLPDAIDDQRAAAMMLKGMTAEYLLRRTFRVEPGQTVLIHAAAGGVGVIACQWAKALGATVIGTVGTEEKAKLAAEHGCDHPIVTSREDFVERVKTITRGRGVPVVYDSVGKDTLMRSLDCLAPRGMMVSFGQASGMVPPLDITVLSAKGSLYLTRPTLFHYTATRAELQTSAAALFDAVLKGAVRITVGQTYPLRDAARAHADLEARRTVGSTVLIP
- the lptD gene encoding LPS assembly protein LptD, which produces MRLRAARRAILVATSFLLLTLVPLPSAAQVPELGELKRLQESFQTRGVAVEISADEMSYSREQDVVTGEGHVRLSQGTLSLEADRALLYRRTGRVTATGSLRARDGDDTFQADSLDLDLTTRSGVMTNGRFFLARDHYFITGTRIERRADESYVLETATITSCDDSSEPGGRTPWKIKARKLRVEPEQYLTARDVVFSVFDVPVIYLPYILWPVKTERQSGLLAPSLGYSTAEGVKIRQPLYITLGHSQDLTVTLDERTQRGTGVELEYRYKLSRRSQGVVEVDFFRDDELDLARRRVAMSQVIQFNERLELRLAGEYLSDDTILRDLASDTADRTKQFVESNLFLSYRDAIQSATGLVRFTRDLANPTADETQLLPQIVYRLPSLRVARAPLFVSAEGSYTNFWRYFENGEGTTQRYDAFSVAVWRQDVPLGVVLTPRVGVRETAYRQQDESLGGDVTRTLGIAGLGAASQLRRVFAPDRAAALVHTLEPALLYTYIGNPHAVPYPQFDEIDSIQEQNLVTATLTNRLVAPGRGASEDDWEPLWVRFTQTYRLAYRPAGEAWSALRGEAAFRSRRVFQLDIDAFFDHALKTLTVFDTELHARDPRYGDIAVGHRSTRPDVPLAQKGDILDPLALGGLVTDPHPEIDYYTISARAYLPLGFEIANKTYYNRQTGKYTEIAYGLQYRAQCWSITFTYQDFPDKNEFSVTVTLLGATSVTSNVMSDLFGPQPTR
- the ispH gene encoding 4-hydroxy-3-methylbut-2-enyl diphosphate reductase, which codes for MEVEVAHHSGFCYGVKEAIKLATETAEGSDRPTVTLGPLIHNPQEIDRLNREYGIERIDSLDGLTDANVVIRAHGVPPEYFDRAAAQDLTVVDATCRFVTDVQNAAVDYCRKGYPLYVVGEPRHPEIIGILGHAKRAYPDAEIHVVEQVEEILARNPERAAVVFQTTHDYAKYKLLERHIKERKLPWKIKNTICGATKSNQYSADELARRVDIMIVIGGKNSGNTRRLMELCESHTQARHVETAEELNPAWFSGVNKVGVTAGASTPQWVVDQVVEAIEAL
- a CDS encoding FIST N-terminal domain-containing protein — protein: MLKAGVGASIDKSTISAATAAAREAMARAGLFQADFALVFATIPHAALYPRMLERIAEITRTRHVVGCSAMGIVTSDGEVEDEPAIAVLVLASDTVMATPFLIRSLRQQGGLAARRMSGMLANTRSSRDLLMLFPDTLTLQAGPFLDGLRRTWPGVAAVGGGASENGTHMHTYQWCGTEVASDSVCGALFSGGVSRAIGHTIACHPVADPLLVTRAEGNVIYELGGRPAYEVFTYLLREWAITDLRTAASMILLGFPCDPSQTCLLPGEYYVRNIHGVDPHEGSLLAGSPVREGQVVSFTVRDAANARRDMENMVEELSRVCSGRPPGFGVYFNCCGRGTALYGHANVDLEIIRRQFADLPVIGFFTYAEIGPTADGSCLHNYTGVLTLIGEA
- a CDS encoding M14 family metallocarboxypeptidase, encoding MNEPAPDAHAARSYDAWHTRWLDAASRWPGLLIEVLGSVGPPPAPLPLLSVRISSTDPDRTPRRVAITAGIHGDEPAGVEAVTQLLETPREWAPLLAPFDVTIFPCANPTGFTRNHRTNGDGIDLNRTFDQVHPPSETAWIKARIAPDGVHGAFDAAIELHEDSDGEGFYLYELAEGPPYVGDHVVEAVTSFVAIDPRPLIEGFPAKRGVIRFDPGTLPAAPSDGWPQALYSFRAGIATCLTLETPSTRLPIERRADILLAALKAALANHGRWSAAR